A single window of Mugil cephalus isolate CIBA_MC_2020 chromosome 1, CIBA_Mcephalus_1.1, whole genome shotgun sequence DNA harbors:
- the LOC125006198 gene encoding DDB1- and CUL4-associated factor 1-like, protein MASASASVDSKAELTALLEQWERDQQGSTQELVNLLTKISELVEKETEEYHKADPDPFDDRHPGRADPECVLGHLLKILFKNDDFMNTLVNSYVMTSREFSLNAAACRLLQNIMPGLETAVVFQEKEGIVERLFKWAQEAEQPLRIYATGLLAGAMENQDIAANYREENSVLVPLMLHRLRELQDKDAENKREIKRPSPRKTLGEPLLPLDEETVDGGFEEKPFTPSRNGAEKEGAGPEEDSGIPFSTIEPENELSFRLNSPHKTSSRANSAVKTMMKPMSAPGSLTYQGMSDGSSYLRRRAERESGRTSKQKLNFSLPDPERNFSELSNSSWSEMSPWVIGNNYHLYPLTPEIEQRLILQYLTPLGEYQELLAVFMQMGARELLMHYMDLKQTNDVQLTFEALKYLASLLLHKKFAAEFVAHGGVQKLLEIPRPSMAATGVSLCLYYLAYNQDAMERVCMLPHSILSDVVGYTLWLLECSHASGCCHATMFFSISFSFRAVLELFDKQDGLRRLVNLISTLEILNPEDQGALLSDDEIFSSRQTAKHTCMALRRYFEAHLAIKVEQVKQSLQRTEGGAPIHSQPYYKAVSYSREQVVEMMEFLIEYGPLRLYWEPAEVFHKLSCVQLLLQLISIACDWRTYYGRSDTVRYALDILSILTVVPKTQLLLSEAVAVLDEGGSTVSTVGMSIVLAVAEGEVFVNDAEIQKSALQVVINCVCAPDKRISSIGKFIAGTPRRRLPQQTKASESVLTKMWNVVQSNNGIKVLLSLLMVKMPITDADQIRALACKALVGLSRSSSVRQIISKLPLFSSGHIQQLMKEPVLQDKRSEHVKFCKFAAELIERISGKPLLIGTDVSLAWLQRASVVAQSRITFPDKELLLLIRNHLVAKGLHDTATTLTKEADLPMSCLSHSSHSTSAFPPVAPPPPASPVATLPRTPRLANGVVSRLASHASHSSTPGSNHPQTRPSTSQPTGSSSSSSAAFPSTSVPHCNNGSPLIGRIVFSRERQALGGAGSCKKPRVLRQKSDHGAFSQSPAMKKQFDRHLPSPPALDSIITEYLREQHARCKNPVATCPPFSLFTPHQCPEPKQRRQAPVNFTSRHTRRVIYPKYGGVDGGCFDRHLIFSRFRPISVFREADEDESGFMCCAFSARERFLMLGTCTGQLKLYNVFTGQEEASYSCHSSAITHLEPSRDGSLLLTSASWSYPLSALWGMKSVFIMKHSFLGDHYVEFSKLSQDRVIGTKEHMARIYDIQTGQVTLTLNNPDLANNYKRNCATFNPTDDLVLNDGVLWDVRTAQAIHKFDKFNMNISGVFHPNSLEVIINTEIWDLRTFHLLHTVPALDQCRIVFNNNGTVIYGAMLQADDEDDMMEMQMKSPFGSSFRTFNATDYKPIATIDVKRNIFDLCTDTKDCYLAVIENQDSVNTDTVCRLYEVGRQRLAEEEEEDEEDQEDDDQEEDDDDDDDSDDDVDTDPLIAELENENGGEDEDDEEDDGNDEFSPSDDEEVARLLGEDPEAGDDDDDEDEDEDDNDDDDSDNDDADLDGDNDSSDNSDLEDDIILSLNE, encoded by the exons ATGGCATCGGCTTCTGCAAGCGTGGACTCGAAGGCAGAGCTGACTGCTCTGCTTGAACAGTGGGAGAGGGATCAACAAGGCAGCACACAGGAGCTGGTTAACCTGCTCACCAA AATCTCAGAGCTTGttgagaaggagacagaggagtaCCACAAAGCGGACCCCGACCCTTTTGATGATCGACATCCTG GGAGAGCTGATCCAGAATGCGTGCTCGGGCACCTCCTCAAGATCCTGTTCAAAAACGATGACTTCATGAACACG CTGGTGAACAGTTATGTGATGACCAGCAGAGAATTTTCCCTGAATGCTGCTGCTTGCCGCCTGCTTCAGAACATCATGCCTGGTCTGGAGACAGCTGTGGTTTTTCAAGAAAAG GAGGGCATAGTTGAAAGACTGTTCAAGTGGGCTCAGGAGGCCGAGCAGCCCCTCAGAATCTATGCCACGGGCTTGCTGGCGGGCGCCATGGAGAACCAGGACATTGCAGCCAACTACAGAGAGGAGAATTCTGTCTTG GTGCCTTTGATGCTGCATCGGTTGCGTGAGCTTCAGGACAAGGATgctgaaaacaaaagggaaatcAAACGGCCGAGCCCCCGGAAGACTCTAGGTGAACCTCTGCTACCTTTGGATGAGGAGACTGTCGATGGAGGCTTTGAAGAGAAGCCCTTTACACCAAGTAGAAACGGAGCTGAaaaggagggggcggggccagagGAGGACAGCGGAATTCCCTTCTCAACCATCGAGCCCGAAAACGAACTTTCGTTCCGTCTCAACTCCCCTCATAAGACCAGCAGCCGTGCCAACTCAGCTGTGAAAACCATGATGAAGCCCATGTCTGCCCCCGGGTCATTGACATACCAAGGCATGTCCGATGGCAGCAGTTACCTGagaaggagagcagagagggagagcggcAGGACCTCAAAGCAGAAGCTAAATTTCTCTTTGCCAGACCCAGAGAGGAACTTCAGCGAGCTTTCCAACAGCAGCTGGTCTGAGATGAGCCCTTGGGTGATTGGCAACAACTATCACTTATACCCTCTGACCCCAGAGATCGAGCAGAGGCTCATCCTGCAGTATCTCACTCCTCTGGGGGAGTATCAAGAG CTTCTGGCAGTGTTCATGCAGATGGGAGCTCGTGAGCTGCTCATGCATTATATGGATTTAAAGCAGACCAACGATGTGCAGCTCACCTTTGAGGCTCTCAAG TATCTGGCTTCGCTGCTGTTGCACAAGAAATTTGCTGCAGAGTTTGTTGCTCATGGAGGAGTTCAGAAGTTGCTGGAGATCCCCAGGCCCTCCATGGCTGCTACTGGAGTGTCACTGTGCCTCTACTACCTTGCCTATAACCAGGACGCAATGGAAAGG GTGTGCATGTTGCCCCACTCCATCCTGTCAGATGTGGTTGGCTACACGCTGTGGCTGCTGGAATGCTCACACGCATCCGGCTGCTGCCACGCTACCAtgttcttctccatctccttttctttccgCGCCGTCCTGGAGCTTTTCGACAAGCAGGACGGGCTCCGGCGCCTCGTCAATCTG ATAAGCACGCTGGAAATCCTGAACCCCGAGGACCAGGGAGCTCTGCTGAGTGATGATGAGATTTTCTCCAGCAGGCAGACGGCCAAGCACACCTGCATGGCTCTGCGCAGGTACTTTGAGGCCCATCTGGCGATCAAGGTGGAGCAGGTGAAGCAGTCCCTGCAGCGCACAGAGGGCGGTGCCCCCATACACTCGCAGCCATACTACAAG GCTGTGAGCTATAGCCGCGAGCAGGTAGTGGAAATGATGGAGTTCCTGATAGAGTACGGTCCTCTCCGACTATACTGGGAGCCAGCGGAGGTTTTTCACAAGCTGTCTTGTgttcagctcctcctgcagctcattTCCATTGCCTGTGACTGGAGAACCTACTATGGAAG GAGTGATACCGTGCGTTATGCCCTTGACATCCTGAGTATCCTCACAGTCGTTCCAAAGACCCAGCTGCTGTTGTCTGAGGCTGTTGCTGTGCTTGATGAAGGAGGATCCACTGTTTCAACCGTCG GGATGAGTATAGTCTTGGCAGTGGCAGAGGGAGAGGTATTTGTGAATGATGCAGAGATCCAGAAGTCGGCTCTGCAAGTTGTCATCAACTGCGTCTGTGCTCCAGACAAGCGCATTTCCAGCATTGGCAAGTTCATAGCGGGAACTCCCCGTCGTCGCCTGCCACAGCAGACCAAAGCCAGCGAGAGTGTGCTCACTAAGATGTGGAATGTGGTGCAGTCCAACAATGGCATCAAG GTGCTGCTGTCCCTGCTGATGGTGAAGATGCCCATTACTGATGCAGATCAGATCCGAGCCCTGGCCTGCAAAGCTCTCGTGGGCCTGTCTCGCTCCAGCTCCGTCAGACAGATCATCAGCAAGCTGCCTCTGTTCAGCAGCGGACACATCCAGCAGCTCATGAAGGAGCCTGTGCTCCAGGACAAACGCAGCGAGCACGTCAAGTTCTGTAAGTTTGCGGCGGAGCTGATAGAAAGGATTTCTGGGAAGCCGCTGCTCATCGGTACGGACGTGTCTCTGGCCTGGCTGCAGAGGGCCAGCGTGGTCGCTCAGTCCAGGATCACCTTCCCCGacaaagagctgctgctgcttattaGGAACCACCTTGTGGCCAAAGGCCTTCATGACACGGCCACCACGCTCACCAAGGAGGCAGACCTCCCGATGTCATGTCTGTCTCATTCCTCGCATTCGACGTCTGCTTTCCCCCCCGTCGCTCCGCCCCCCCCTGCCTCCCCTGTCGCCACTCTGCCCCGCACGCCGCGCCTTGCCAACGGTGTCGTGTCAAGACTCGCAAGCCACGCGTCGCACTCATCCACCCCAGGGTCCAACCACCCACAGACACGTCCCTCTACGTCACAACCCAccggttcttcttcttcttcttctgctgcgtTCCCCTCAACGTCTGTCCCTCACTGCAACAACGGCTCCCCCCTCATCGGGCGAATCGTTTTCTCTCGCGAGCGGCAGGCGCTGGGCGGCGCGGGGTCCTGCAAGAAGCCCCGGGTGCTGCGTCAGAAGTCTGACCACGGGGCTTTCAGCCAAAGTCCGGCCATGAAGAAGCAGTTTGACAGGCACCTGCCCTCCCCCCCTGCATTAGACAGCATTATCACAGAGTACTTGAGGGAACAGCACGCGCGCTGCAAAAACCCCGTCGCAACctgtcctcctttctctctgttcaCCCCCCATCAATGCCCCGAGCCCAAACAGAGACGCCAAGCGCCCGTCAACTTCACGTCCAGACACACGAGGAGGGTCATCTACCCGAAATACGGAGGCGTGGACGGAGGATGCTTTGACAGACATCTCATCTTCAGCAG GTTCCGTCCCATCTCGGTGTTCAGGGAGGCAGACGAGGACGAGAGCGGATTCATGTGTTGTGCCTTCTCAGCCCGCGAGCGGTTCTTGATGCTCGGGACGTGCACGGGGCAGCTCAAGCTCTACAATGTGTTCACAGGCCAGGAGGAAGCCAGCTACAGCTGTCACAGTTCAGCCATCACTCACCTGGAGCCCTCACGG GACGGTTCTCTGCTCCTAACGTCAGCTTCTTGGAGTTACCCCCTGTCTGCACTGTGGGGCATGAAATCAGTGTTCATCATGAA GCATTCTTTTCTGGGCGACCATTACGTGGAGTTCAGCAAGCTTTCACAGGATCGTGTCATTGGTACCAAGGAGCACATGGCACGA ATTTATGACATCCAGACGGGTCAGGTGACTCTGACCTTAAACAACCCGGACCTGGCAAACAACTACAAGAGGAACTGCGCCACCTTCAACCCGACAGACGACCTGGTGCTGAACGACGGCGTCCTGTGGGACGTGCGCACGGCGCAGGCCATACACAAGTTTGATAAgttcaacatgaacatcagcggCGTGTTTCATCCCAACAGCCTGGAGGTCATCATAAACACGGAAATC TGGGACCTGAGGAcgttccacctcctccacacggTTCCCGCTCTGGACCAATGCAGAATAGTCTTCAACAACAACGGCACTGTCATCTATGGAG CAATGCTGCAGGCGGACGATGAAGACGACATGATGGAAATGCAGATGAAAAGTCCTTTTGGTTCATCGTTCAGGACGTTCAACGCCACCGACTACAAACCAATCG CCACAATTGATGTCAAGAGGAATATATTTGACCTTtgcacagacacaaaagacTGCTACCTGGCTGTGATTGAG AACCAAGACTCAGTCAACACTGACACAGTGTGCCGGCTGTATGAAGTCGGTCGACAGAGACTtgcggaggaagaggaggaggacgaagaggatcAG GAGGATGACGATCAGGAggaagacgacgacgacgacgacgattcAGACGACGACGTTGACACAGATCCCCTCATCGCCGAGCTGGAGAACGAGAACGGcggggaggacgaggacgacgaggaggacgaCGGGAACGATGAATTCTCCCCCTCCGACGACGAGGAGGTAGCGCGTCTGCTCGGGGAGGATCCTGAAGCCGGggacgatgacgacgacgaggacgaggacgaggacgacaaTGATGACGACGACTCGGATAACGATGATGCTGATCTGGATGGTGACAACG ACAGCTCGGACAACTCTGACCTTGAGGATGACATCATCTTATCCCTGAACGAGTGA